Proteins found in one Mixophyes fleayi isolate aMixFle1 chromosome 8, aMixFle1.hap1, whole genome shotgun sequence genomic segment:
- the ZNF326 gene encoding DBIRD complex subunit ZNF326, with amino-acid sequence MDSGPGRKVWSLSSGMDRDYGHGSYGRSMDSFAMDSAVDRFGPYESFDSRSSVGGRDLYRSGYGYNESDQGYGDSYDGRYENPYRNSVDSYEGRNQGGSSWDPSFTRAKVRTGFMEDRGRDTYSSYGGFSSPYMKPAAVGSRGRGMPAYPDGAFGGRSNDAFGGPAAGRGRGRGGQIGRGMRRPGMVDYKHQSIPGGITRGIKRKMTQPFKPPVGFSKKPKLSKTGANQNTKNTPAPEPVDPEEEEKRRTEARREKQRRRREKNSEKYGDGMAFTCSFCKFRSFDEKGIEEHLESPAHQEMLDHIQKQTKFDKPVMEFLHECIVNKFKKTAARKAQSTQNEAAKAPEKDIMEGVTPDDHMMKVETVHCSACSVYVPALHSSVQLHLKSADHSKSRLAYKDQIKRESILTATSILNNPLVKARYELYLKGENPFEIQAEESAQAESAAEEAADDTPEDVPVDADAVTGTTDVAEENEDFTADPLTATDEN; translated from the exons ATGGACAGTGGCCCAGGTAGAAAGGTCTGGTCCTTGAGTTCAG GCATGGACCGTGATTATGGGCATGGGTCTTATGGTCGCAGTATGGACAGCTTTGCAATGGACAGCGCCGTTGACAG GTTTGGACCTTATGAGTCTTTTGACTCCAGGTCTTCTGTGGGTGGGCGAGATCTGTACAGATCTGGCTATGGTTATAATGAATCCGATCAAGGCTACGGAGATAGTTATGATGGTCGATATGAGAACCCATACCGGAATAGCGTTGACTCTTATGAAGGTAGAAACCAGGGCGGGTCTAGCTGGGATCCGTCTTTCACACGAGCAAAAGTGAGGACTGGGtttatggaggacagaggaagagaCACTTACTCTTCCTACGGCGGTTTTTCTTCACCCTATATGAAGCCTGCAGCAGTAGGCTCTCGGGGAAGAGGAATGCCTGCTTACCCCGACGGTGCATTTGGCGGCAGAAGCAATGATGCTTTTGGAGGACCAGCAGCAGGCAGAGGCCGTGGCAGAGGAGGA CAAATTGGTCGTGGTATGCGCAGGCCTGGAATGGTTGACTATAAACACCAGTCTATACCTGGTGGAATTACAAGAGGAATAAAGAGGAAGATGACACAACCTTTTAAGCCTCCTGTAGGCTTTAGCAAAAAACCAAAGCTGTCGAAAACTGGAGCAAACCAGAATACTAAAAATACCCCTGCCCCTG AGCCAGTTGATCCAGAGGAGGAAGAGAAGCGCAGAACAGAAGCAAGAAGGGAGAAACAAAGGCGTCGCAGAGAGAAAAACAGTGAAAAATATGGAGATGG AATGGCCTTCACATGTTCATTCTGCAAGTTTAGATCTTTTGATGAGAAGGGCATTGAAGAACACTTGGAGAGTCCAGCTCACCAGGAGATGCTGGATCATattcaaaaacaaacaaagtttGACAAACCTGTTATGGAGTTTTTGCAC GAATGCATAGTAAACAAGTTCAAGAAGACTGCAGCACGTAAAGCACAGTCCACTCAAAACGAGGCTGCAAAAGCTCCAGAGAAGGATATTATGGAAG GAGTTACTCCAGATGATCACATGATGAAAGTGGAGACGGTACACTGCAGTGCTTGCAGCGTGTATGTTCCTGCATTGCATAGTTCTGTGCAGCTGCATCTCAAGTCTGCTGATCATTCCAAGAGCCGACTG GCCTATAAAGATCAAATAAAAAGAGAGAGCATTTTGACTGCTACAAGCATATTAAACAATCCACTTGTAAAAGCACGATATGAACTTTATTTGAAG GGGGAAAATCCATTTGAGATTCAAGCTGAAGAGTCTGCACAAGCGGAATCTGCTGCTGAGGAAGCTGCAGATGATACTCCTGAAGATGTTCCAGTTGATGCTGATGCTGTGACTGGCACAACTGATGTTGCTGAAGAGAATGAAGACTTTACTGCTGACCCACTGACGGCTACTGATGAAAACTAG